Proteins from one Enoplosus armatus isolate fEnoArm2 chromosome 4, fEnoArm2.hap1, whole genome shotgun sequence genomic window:
- the rimoc1 gene encoding RAB7A-interacting MON1-CCZ1 complex subunit 1, with protein sequence MADEYRRQGFELERRIFELDIKCSSLRAEKQDDDYLQNASAILDKLKSYYRQGGESSNLSKVLQDYTQVILDITFYEENKLVDQEFPEDCSPFKIQQLLQDLTEPEVLAGRLAPAQEVQSVLGLELLECLYWRRGALLYMYCHTLHQRKQWIKKNKDTFLKCIQEGVRYLMRMLQVRNSVKLNDGVVLHDTATASFLSEGIFSDTHLLTMMYIGEMCFWAVKYEDCSADTMDRKEDRLQFRDIGTQILNKYVLACEGPLQGQGWNTENAKEILSILQ encoded by the exons ATGGCCGACGAGTACAGGCGACAAGGTTTCGAGTTGGAGAGAAGGATATTTGAGTTAGACATCAAGTGTTCTAGTCTCAGAGCCGAAAAGCAAG ATGATGACTATTTACAGAATGCGTCTGCCATACTAGACAAGTTGAAAAGCTATTACAGACAAGGAGGGGAGAGTAGCAACCTTTCCAAGGTGCTCCAGGATTACACTCAG GTGATCCTAGACATCACGTTTTATGAAGAGAATAAACTGGTGGACCAGGAGTTCCCCGAGGACTGTTCACCATTCAAaatccagcagctgctgcaagaCTTGACGGAGCCAGAAGTTTTGGCAGGGAGGTTAGCACCAGCACAAGAA GTGCAGTCTGTGTTGGGCCTAGAGCTGTTAGAATGCCTCTATTGGAGACGTGGAGCTCTGCTGTACATGTACTGCCACACCCTTCATCAGCGAAAGCAGTGGatcaagaaaaacaaggacacaTTCCTTAAG TGTATTCAGGAAGGGGTGCGCTACCTGATGCGGATGTTGCAGGTGAGAAACTCCGTGAAGCTCAACGATGGGGTGGTGCTTCATGACACTGCCACAGCAAGCTTCCTATCTGAAG GCATCttctcagacacacacctgttgaCGATGATGTACATCGGGGAAATGTGTTTCTGGGCAGTCAAGTACGAGGACTGCAGCGCTGACACTATGGATCGCAAAGAAGATCGCCTTCAGTTTCGGGACATTGGCACACAGATCCTCAACAAATACGTGCTTGCCTGTGAGGGTCCTCTGCAGGGCCAGGGCTGGAACACAGAGAATGCCAAGGAAATCCTTAGTATTTTACAGTGA
- the fbxo4 gene encoding F-box only protein 4 encodes MAGKTPQLSESAVIRSLRRFRDAYFPNSGKAVKGDLTPVVDTAEEPQLGFLDRLPVDVQFLIMTFLSPADICRLGATSRYWRAMVRDPLLWRYFLLRDMPYWPSIDHVTMPRLELLDAPLINADESLEDREEGEDKGMELKFDYMSEYLKGCPSCRQQWLPSRPTYQVVTSFLQLLVPSSEPRYAMFGPGMEQLDVSLVTRLMHAPDVLPVSGTPQRQINGIGSGISYMFNNQHKFNILTLYSTNRAERERAREQQQSISNKLFTFEGTDDSGCPIYSPAPQVQQVCQVVDGFIYVANAEPGRGEGESEVAQIRAVLSSAGGSESRPLLVLSCVSREEPEAVRTTSLQTITSRNRARFQTPCVDMAKRLGLPQLANPWMVQDTVAESLSGLLDGISWLLRCSGVKLKQ; translated from the exons ATGGCAGGAAAGACCCCGCAGCTCAGCGAGTCTGCGGTGATCCGCAGCCTCAGGCGGTTCAGAGACGCATATTTTCCAAACAGTGGGAAAGCTGTCAAAGGTGACTTGACGCCTGTTGTAGACACGGCAGAAGAACCTCAACTGGGATTTTTGGATAGGTTACCG GTGGACGTACAGTTCCTGATCATGACCTTTCTGTCTCCTGCGGATATCTGCCGTCTGGGAGCCACCAGTCGGTACTGGAGGGCCATGGTTAGAGATCCATTACTGTGGAGATACTTCTTGCTCAGGGACATGCCATACTGGCCCTCCATTGATCATGTGACCATGCCCCGACTGGAGTTGTTGGATGCACCACTAATCAATGCAGATGAGAGTCTGGAAGAtagagaagagggggaagacAAAGGGATGGAGTTGAAATTTGACTACATGTCGGA ATACCTGAAAGGCTGCCCGTCCTGCCGACAACAATGGCTCCCTTCACGGCCGACATATCAGGTTGTGACCTCATTTCTTCAGTTACTGGTGCCCTCATCTGAACCACGTTATGCCATGTTTGGCCCTGGCATGGAGCAGCTGGATGTCTCCTTAGTCACAAGGCTCATGCATGCACCAGATGTGCTTCCTGTGTCGGGCACTCCACAGAGACAGATAAATG GTATCGGCTCAGGGATCAGTTACATGTTCAACAACCAACACAAGTTTAATATCCTGACTCTCTACTCAACCAATAG ggcagagagggaaagagccagagagcagcagcagagcatcAGTAATAAACTTTTTACCTTTGAAGGGACAGATGACTCAGGCTGCCCAATCTACAGCCCTGCTCCTCAGGTCCAGCAGGTGTGCCAGGTGGTGGATGGTTTCATCTACGTAGCCAATGCAGAGCCTGGGAGAG GTGAGGGGGAGTCCGAGGTGGCTCAGATTCGGGCTGTGCTGAGCTCTGCTGGGGGTTCAGAATCCAGGCCTCTGTTGGTGCTCTCCTGTGTCTCCAGAGAAGAACCGGAAGCAGTTAGGACAACCAGCCTGCAAACTATTACCAGCAGAAACCGGGCCAGGTTTCAAACTCCCTGTGTTGACATGGCAAAGAGACTCGGCTTACCACAACTGGCTAACCCCTGGATG GTGCAGGATACAGTAGCAGAATCTCTGTCAGGTCTTCTGGATGGCATTTCCTGGTTGCTGAGATGTTCTGGAGTCAAACTCAAGCAGTAG